One window from the genome of Thermaerobacter marianensis DSM 12885 encodes:
- the metG gene encoding methionine--tRNA ligase, producing MAGSSEARGRFYITTPIYYPNDRLHIGHTYTTVAADALARYHRLRGDDTWFLTGTDEHGQKIERAARKAGKEPLEYIDPIVEATKQLWHRLHISYDDFIRTSEPRHEQRVQQIFQRLYEQGDIYKGVYEGLYCTACEAYYTEAELLDGQRCPVHETPVERLQEESYFFRLSKYAQPLLEHIERNPEFIQPPSRRNEVVAFIRQGLQDLSVSRTSFRWGIPVPFDPDHVIYVWIDALANYITALGWPDGERYRRFWPADLHLIGKDILRFHAIIWPALLMALGEPLPRCVYGHGWLLIDGGKIGKSRAGGQVIDPVQLIEKYGVDPVRYFLLREVPFGDDGSYSEDALVRRLNTDLANDLGNLAWRTTGMIQRFLDGRIPEPPGAASDGVLAAAARETVARVERAMAGFDLPAALQAIWDLIGRANKYIDEQAPWALRREGRRDRLEAVLYDVAETARVVGVLLSPFLVETPPRLWTQLGLGPDYRPAGWREGLEWGQLPGGVRVVRDQPLFPRIDLDEAAGAGGGEGTGPGAAGEPVAAAAASRDGGTAGVPATGAGGQGTAAAARDGGAEQVTIDEFARIELRTARVLVAEKHPRADRLLRLEVDLGGERRQIVAGIAAHYRPEELVGKTIVVVANLKPAVIRGVESQGMVLAAEDGQGLALLTTDRPIAEGSRIR from the coding sequence GTGGCGGGTTCATCCGAAGCCAGGGGCCGGTTCTACATCACCACGCCGATCTATTACCCGAACGACCGGCTGCACATCGGCCACACCTACACCACGGTGGCCGCCGACGCCCTGGCGCGCTATCACCGCCTGCGCGGGGACGACACCTGGTTCCTCACCGGCACCGACGAGCACGGCCAGAAGATCGAGCGGGCCGCGCGCAAGGCCGGCAAGGAGCCGCTGGAGTACATCGACCCCATCGTGGAGGCGACGAAGCAGCTCTGGCACAGGCTGCACATCAGCTACGACGACTTCATCCGTACCAGCGAGCCGCGCCACGAGCAGCGGGTGCAACAGATCTTCCAGCGGCTGTACGAGCAGGGTGACATCTACAAGGGGGTCTACGAGGGCCTCTACTGCACGGCCTGCGAGGCGTACTACACCGAGGCCGAGCTTTTGGACGGCCAGCGCTGCCCGGTTCACGAGACGCCGGTGGAGCGGCTGCAGGAAGAGAGCTACTTCTTCCGGCTCTCCAAGTACGCCCAGCCGCTGCTGGAGCACATCGAGCGCAACCCGGAGTTCATCCAGCCGCCCAGCCGGCGCAACGAGGTGGTGGCCTTCATCCGCCAGGGGCTGCAGGACCTGTCGGTGTCCCGCACCTCCTTCCGCTGGGGCATCCCGGTGCCCTTCGACCCGGACCACGTGATCTACGTCTGGATCGACGCCCTGGCCAACTACATCACCGCCCTGGGGTGGCCCGACGGCGAGCGGTACCGGCGCTTCTGGCCGGCAGACCTGCATCTGATCGGGAAGGACATCCTGCGGTTCCACGCCATCATCTGGCCGGCGCTGCTCATGGCGCTGGGCGAGCCGCTGCCCCGGTGCGTGTACGGCCACGGGTGGCTTCTGATCGACGGCGGCAAGATCGGCAAGTCCCGGGCGGGCGGCCAGGTGATCGACCCGGTGCAGCTCATCGAGAAGTACGGGGTCGACCCGGTGCGCTACTTCCTGCTGCGGGAGGTTCCCTTCGGCGACGACGGCAGCTACAGCGAGGACGCCCTGGTGCGGCGGCTCAACACGGACCTGGCCAACGACCTGGGTAACCTGGCGTGGCGCACGACGGGGATGATCCAGCGCTTCCTGGACGGCCGTATCCCCGAGCCGCCCGGGGCCGCCAGCGACGGGGTGCTGGCCGCCGCGGCCCGGGAGACCGTGGCGCGGGTGGAACGGGCCATGGCCGGGTTCGACCTGCCGGCGGCGCTGCAGGCCATCTGGGACCTGATCGGCCGGGCCAACAAGTACATCGATGAGCAGGCGCCGTGGGCCCTGCGGCGGGAGGGACGCCGGGACCGGCTGGAGGCGGTGCTCTACGACGTGGCCGAGACGGCGCGGGTGGTGGGCGTGCTGCTCTCGCCCTTCCTGGTGGAGACGCCGCCCCGGCTCTGGACCCAGCTGGGGCTGGGGCCGGACTACCGGCCGGCGGGCTGGCGGGAGGGTCTGGAATGGGGCCAGCTTCCCGGTGGCGTCCGGGTGGTCCGGGACCAGCCCCTCTTCCCGCGCATCGACCTGGACGAGGCGGCGGGCGCGGGCGGCGGCGAGGGCACCGGCCCGGGTGCGGCCGGGGAGCCCGTCGCGGCAGCGGCCGCATCCCGGGACGGCGGGACGGCGGGGGTCCCCGCAACCGGAGCCGGCGGCCAAGGCACCGCCGCGGCCGCGAGGGACGGCGGCGCCGAACAGGTGACCATCGACGAGTTCGCGCGGATCGAGCTGCGCACGGCCCGGGTCCTGGTGGCGGAGAAGCACCCGCGGGCCGACCGGCTGCTGCGGCTTGAAGTCGACCTGGGGGGCGAGCGGCGCCAGATCGTGGCGGGCATCGCCGCCCACTACCGGCCGGAGGAACTGGTGGGCAAGACCATCGTCGTGGTCGCGAACCTGAAACCGGCGGTGATCCGCGGCGTGGAATCGCAGGGCATGGTGCTGGCGGCAGAGGACGGCCAGGGACTGGCTCTCTTGACCACGGACCGGCCGATCGCGGAAGGGAGCCGGATCCGGTGA
- a CDS encoding TatD family hydrolase: MTRNLAGAEPPAGSSTGPVLVDTHCHLDFPEFDPDRDQVVEAARAAGVAAMITIGVDVASSRRAVDLAERYAGVYAAVGIHPHSAEEATPAALKELRGLAGHPRVVAVGEIGLDYHRGRAGEVAQKRALRAQLELAAEFGLPVIIHQRDAVDDLWALLTAPATPRVPGVLHCFSAGPQWAMRWAEAGWFVGLDGPVTFKNGEDARAVARAVPLDRLLVETDAPFLAPHPHRGRRNQPAWVRLVAERIAQERGLSLEELAARTTANAVRLFRLPLPGAGGTDPAAGRPNQR, translated from the coding sequence GTGACGCGGAACCTGGCGGGTGCGGAGCCGCCGGCGGGCAGTTCCACGGGGCCGGTGCTGGTCGACACCCACTGCCACCTGGACTTCCCCGAGTTCGACCCGGACCGGGACCAGGTGGTGGAGGCCGCCCGGGCCGCCGGGGTCGCGGCCATGATCACCATCGGGGTCGACGTGGCCAGCTCCCGCCGGGCCGTGGACCTGGCCGAGCGGTACGCCGGCGTGTACGCCGCCGTGGGCATCCACCCCCACAGTGCGGAGGAGGCGACGCCGGCTGCTCTCAAGGAGCTGCGCGGGCTGGCCGGCCACCCGCGGGTGGTGGCCGTGGGGGAGATCGGTCTGGACTACCACCGCGGCCGGGCGGGGGAGGTGGCCCAGAAGCGGGCCCTGCGGGCCCAGCTGGAGCTGGCCGCCGAATTCGGGTTGCCGGTCATCATCCACCAGCGGGACGCGGTGGACGACCTGTGGGCGCTGCTGACGGCACCGGCGACCCCGCGGGTGCCGGGGGTGCTCCACTGCTTCAGCGCAGGGCCCCAGTGGGCCATGCGGTGGGCCGAGGCGGGCTGGTTCGTCGGGCTGGACGGGCCGGTGACCTTCAAGAACGGCGAGGACGCCCGGGCCGTGGCCCGCGCGGTGCCGCTGGACCGGCTGCTGGTGGAGACCGACGCGCCCTTCCTGGCGCCCCATCCCCACCGGGGCCGGCGGAACCAGCCGGCCTGGGTGCGGCTGGTGGCCGAGCGCATCGCCCAGGAGCGGGGGCTGTCTCTGGAGGAACTGGCCGCACGGACCACGGCCAACGCGGTGCGGCTCTTCCGCCTGCCGCTGCCGGGGGCCGGCGGCACGGACCCGGCGGCGGGGCGCCCGAACCAACGCTGA
- the rsmA gene encoding 16S rRNA (adenine(1518)-N(6)/adenine(1519)-N(6))-dimethyltransferase RsmA, with protein sequence MSRVVAGADPAAGEREGRRAMEAGSSRDAEPITRRAELRRWLEQYGVRPSRRLGQNFLVDDHWAERIVGAVEPGPDDVVLEVGPGLGALTERLVRRAGRVVAVEVDRRLAEALRQRLACVDNFQLVVADVLQVDLADLVARHLAPVGGDDMPAVKLASNLPYAITSPFLVRWLGSSVRWERAVLTLQAEVVDRLVAAPGTAAYGALTVFVAYHARVERLGIVPAGAFWPRPEVDSAVVRLWPHPQPPVAVADPDALFALVRAAFSQRRKRLANALAAHPAVDRRQAEAACRAAGLDPGARPEEVDLEGFARLANQLFSSAAGRGPGPSAS encoded by the coding sequence TTGTCCCGGGTTGTGGCCGGGGCCGACCCCGCGGCAGGGGAGCGGGAAGGGAGGCGGGCCATGGAGGCCGGTTCGTCCCGTGACGCGGAGCCCATCACCCGCCGGGCGGAACTGCGCCGGTGGCTGGAGCAATACGGCGTTCGCCCCAGCCGGCGCCTGGGTCAGAACTTCCTGGTGGACGACCATTGGGCCGAGCGCATCGTCGGTGCGGTGGAGCCGGGACCCGACGACGTGGTGCTGGAGGTGGGGCCGGGGCTCGGGGCCTTGACGGAGCGCCTGGTGCGGCGCGCGGGCCGGGTAGTGGCGGTGGAGGTGGATCGCCGCCTGGCCGAGGCGTTGCGGCAGCGGCTGGCCTGTGTGGACAACTTCCAGCTGGTGGTGGCCGACGTCCTCCAGGTCGACCTGGCGGACCTGGTGGCGCGGCACCTGGCGCCGGTGGGCGGGGACGACATGCCTGCCGTCAAGCTGGCCAGCAACCTGCCCTACGCCATCACCTCGCCCTTCCTGGTGCGCTGGCTGGGTTCGTCCGTCCGGTGGGAGCGGGCCGTGCTCACCCTGCAGGCGGAGGTGGTCGACCGGCTGGTGGCGGCACCGGGAACGGCCGCCTACGGGGCCCTGACGGTCTTCGTCGCCTACCATGCCCGGGTGGAGCGGCTGGGCATCGTGCCCGCCGGCGCCTTCTGGCCGCGGCCGGAGGTGGACTCGGCGGTGGTGCGCCTGTGGCCTCACCCGCAGCCGCCGGTGGCCGTCGCCGACCCGGACGCCCTTTTCGCCCTGGTCCGGGCCGCTTTCAGCCAGCGGCGCAAGCGCCTGGCCAACGCCCTGGCGGCGCACCCTGCCGTGGACCGCCGGCAGGCCGAGGCGGCCTGCCGGGCGGCGGGCCTCGACCCCGGCGCCCGGCCGGAGGAGGTGGATCTGGAAGGTTTTGCTCGACTGGCCAACCAATTGTTCTCCTCCGCAGCGGGCCGCGGGCCCGGGCCGAGCGCGTCCTAA
- a CDS encoding ribonuclease H-like YkuK family protein: MQTPFISPTRGALSFDAMCAEILDYIRAEPDAQYKLIIGTDSQVRQQTQFVTAVVVHRLGKGARYFYQARKQRKITSLRQKIFYEASLSLSLATRLAERLAARGGTLPNVEIHLDVGMQGETRDLIREIVGMVVGSGFDAKIKPESYAASSVADRYTK; encoded by the coding sequence GTGCAGACACCCTTCATCAGCCCAACCCGCGGTGCCCTGTCCTTTGACGCCATGTGCGCCGAGATCCTGGACTACATCCGTGCCGAGCCCGACGCCCAGTACAAGCTGATCATCGGCACCGACTCCCAGGTCCGGCAGCAGACCCAGTTCGTGACGGCGGTGGTGGTCCACCGCCTCGGGAAGGGCGCGCGGTACTTCTACCAGGCGCGCAAGCAGCGCAAGATCACCAGCCTGCGGCAGAAGATCTTCTACGAGGCGAGCCTGAGCCTGTCCCTGGCCACCCGGCTGGCGGAGCGGCTGGCGGCCCGCGGCGGCACGCTGCCCAACGTGGAGATCCACCTGGACGTGGGCATGCAGGGCGAAACCCGGGACCTGATCCGGGAGATCGTCGGCATGGTGGTGGGCAGCGGGTTCGACGCCAAGATCAAGCCCGAGTCCTACGCGGCCTCGTCGGTGGCCGACCGGTACACGAAATGA
- a CDS encoding Veg family protein, with translation MGESRNVLAAIRRDLENYVGKRVRIRANKGRRRIVEREGTLEKTYPNLFVIKLDEEYQNRRLSYTYADLLTAMVEVSVYNGKERKKLNYSASSAS, from the coding sequence GTGGGCGAGTCGCGGAACGTTCTCGCCGCGATCCGGCGAGACCTGGAGAACTACGTGGGCAAGCGGGTCCGCATCCGCGCCAACAAGGGGCGCCGGCGCATCGTCGAACGGGAAGGCACCCTGGAGAAGACCTACCCCAACCTCTTCGTCATCAAGCTGGACGAGGAGTACCAGAACCGCAGGCTGTCGTACACCTATGCCGACCTGCTGACCGCCATGGTCGAGGTCAGCGTGTACAACGGCAAGGAGCGGAAGAAGCTGAACTACTCGGCCTCCTCCGCCAGTTGA
- the ispE gene encoding 4-(cytidine 5'-diphospho)-2-C-methyl-D-erythritol kinase — protein sequence MGRRGADDAGFPAGTVRLRAYAKVNLHLRIGPRRPDGYHEIDSVMHRISWHDDLELRVRSDGAIRLEVVAGGGPGAASLAAVPSGPANLAWRAARLLQEAAGVRRGADIRLVKRVAVGAGLGGGSADAAAVLFGLRRLWRLPLDARALRRLGEALGADVPFLLGGRAARVRGKGECIEPLPPWPGLNLVLVPVARPVSTAWAYARWDRVQAARAGGPPPGPSGVEPSGLQPETAGPGGPPVVWEFDGGAVAEALRNRDLGTLAHLVRNDFEPVVAADVPEVAAALDALRQEGALAARMSGSGPVVWGIFPNGEAAARACRRLATRFPAARPVRTL from the coding sequence GTGGGGCGCCGTGGGGCGGATGACGCCGGGTTTCCTGCCGGCACGGTGCGGTTGCGGGCGTACGCCAAGGTCAACCTGCACCTGCGCATCGGTCCGCGCCGGCCTGACGGCTATCACGAGATCGATTCGGTGATGCACCGCATCAGCTGGCACGACGACCTGGAGCTGCGGGTCCGATCCGACGGGGCGATCCGCCTGGAGGTCGTGGCCGGTGGTGGGCCCGGTGCCGCCAGCCTCGCCGCCGTTCCATCGGGGCCCGCCAACCTGGCCTGGCGGGCCGCGCGCCTGCTTCAGGAGGCAGCCGGCGTCCGCCGGGGGGCCGACATCCGCCTGGTCAAGCGGGTGGCGGTCGGGGCGGGGCTCGGTGGCGGCAGCGCCGACGCGGCGGCGGTGCTTTTCGGCTTGCGGCGACTGTGGCGGCTCCCCCTGGACGCCCGGGCTCTGCGCCGGTTGGGCGAGGCCCTGGGGGCCGACGTCCCGTTCCTCCTGGGCGGGCGGGCCGCCCGGGTCCGGGGCAAGGGGGAGTGCATCGAACCCCTGCCGCCGTGGCCTGGACTGAACCTGGTCCTCGTGCCCGTGGCCCGGCCGGTGTCCACGGCCTGGGCCTATGCCCGGTGGGACCGGGTGCAGGCGGCGCGGGCAGGTGGGCCGCCGCCCGGTCCATCCGGGGTGGAACCGTCCGGATTGCAGCCGGAAACGGCCGGGCCGGGCGGGCCGCCGGTGGTTTGGGAATTCGACGGCGGGGCCGTTGCCGAGGCCCTGCGCAACCGGGACCTGGGCACCCTGGCCCACCTGGTGCGCAACGACTTCGAGCCGGTGGTGGCGGCGGACGTGCCCGAGGTGGCCGCGGCCCTGGACGCCCTGCGCCAGGAAGGGGCCTTGGCCGCCCGCATGAGCGGCAGCGGCCCCGTGGTTTGGGGGATCTTCCCCAACGGGGAGGCGGCGGCCCGGGCCTGCCGGCGCCTGGCCACGCGCTTCCCGGCGGCGCGCCCGGTGCGGACGCTCTAG
- a CDS encoding nucleotidyltransferase family protein: MDGVIGAVILAGRRNEGALREIDPAEWEGLVPLAGRPMVAWVASACLEAPSVRQVVLVGPDPAPADAALAQAVEAGRLRVVEPGRDLLGSVRNGLVALQRALPGVTGVLLVTGDVPLLTGAMLERFLAAIPAGADVGYPIARRQRMEARFPGAARTYVRLRDGEFTGGNALYLRLAAAPRALGWAESLYAARKQPWKLAWMFGPGVLWRVLSRRATVAELERRMGGLAGLRAHAVEVADPELAMDVDKVADYRQAEAWLQAAAGGGAARG; the protein is encoded by the coding sequence GTGGACGGCGTGATCGGGGCGGTGATCCTGGCAGGGCGCCGGAACGAGGGCGCCCTGCGGGAGATCGACCCGGCGGAATGGGAGGGGCTCGTTCCCCTGGCGGGGCGGCCCATGGTGGCATGGGTCGCCTCCGCATGCCTTGAGGCGCCTTCGGTACGGCAGGTGGTGCTGGTGGGCCCGGACCCGGCGCCGGCCGATGCGGCCCTGGCGCAGGCGGTGGAAGCGGGACGGCTCCGAGTGGTCGAACCCGGCCGGGACCTGCTGGGCAGCGTGCGGAACGGCCTGGTCGCCTTGCAGCGGGCCTTGCCCGGGGTGACCGGCGTCTTGCTGGTGACGGGCGACGTGCCGCTGCTGACGGGGGCCATGCTGGAGCGGTTCTTGGCCGCCATCCCCGCCGGGGCCGACGTAGGCTATCCCATCGCCCGGCGGCAGCGGATGGAAGCCCGCTTCCCCGGTGCCGCCCGCACCTACGTGCGCCTGCGGGACGGCGAGTTCACCGGGGGCAACGCGCTCTACCTGCGGCTGGCAGCGGCGCCGCGGGCCCTGGGGTGGGCCGAATCCCTCTACGCCGCCCGCAAGCAGCCGTGGAAGCTGGCCTGGATGTTCGGTCCCGGGGTGCTCTGGCGCGTGCTGTCCCGCCGGGCCACGGTGGCGGAGCTGGAGCGGCGGATGGGCGGCCTGGCCGGCCTGCGGGCCCACGCCGTCGAGGTCGCCGACCCGGAGCTGGCCATGGACGTGGACAAGGTCGCCGACTACCGCCAGGCCGAGGCGTGGCTGCAGGCAGCGGCCGGAGGAGGGGCCGCCCGTGGCTAA
- the purR gene encoding pur operon repressor: protein MAKLKRSERIAALVKLLADRPGHLWSLSQFAERFATAKSTISDDLALIKAVLDQEGLGTIRTYPGVAGGVSYEPRMTEAAAWQLAEELAAQLRDPQRILPGGFLYMTDLLFTPFWVERLGALFATRFRAEEPDLVATVETKGIPLALMTARALGRPLVLLRRDSRVTEGPSVSITYVSGSSQRIANMSVPRRAVPQGARVLLVDDFMKGGGTARGMMDLMREVGARVVGLGVVIATAEPARKLVEDYFAVAVLEGVDTVRRQVRIRPSLGR, encoded by the coding sequence GTGGCTAAGCTCAAGCGCAGCGAGCGCATCGCCGCCCTGGTCAAGTTGCTGGCCGACCGGCCGGGCCACCTCTGGTCCTTGAGCCAGTTCGCCGAGCGGTTCGCCACGGCCAAGTCGACCATCAGCGACGACCTGGCGTTGATCAAGGCCGTCCTGGATCAGGAGGGGCTGGGTACCATCCGCACCTATCCCGGCGTGGCCGGCGGCGTCAGCTACGAGCCGCGGATGACGGAGGCGGCGGCCTGGCAGCTGGCGGAGGAGCTGGCCGCCCAACTGCGGGATCCCCAGCGGATCCTGCCGGGCGGGTTCCTCTACATGACCGACCTGCTCTTCACCCCCTTCTGGGTGGAGCGGCTGGGGGCCCTGTTCGCCACCCGCTTCCGGGCGGAGGAACCGGACCTGGTGGCCACGGTGGAGACCAAGGGCATCCCCCTGGCCCTGATGACGGCCCGGGCCCTGGGACGCCCGCTGGTGCTGCTGCGCCGCGACAGCCGGGTGACGGAGGGACCGTCGGTCAGCATCACCTACGTCTCCGGTTCATCCCAGCGCATCGCCAACATGTCGGTGCCGCGGCGGGCCGTGCCCCAAGGGGCGCGGGTGCTGCTGGTGGACGACTTCATGAAGGGCGGCGGCACGGCCCGCGGCATGATGGACCTGATGCGGGAGGTGGGCGCCCGGGTGGTGGGGCTGGGGGTGGTGATCGCCACCGCCGAGCCGGCCCGTAAACTGGTGGAGGACTACTTCGCCGTGGCGGTGCTGGAAGGCGTGGACACCGTCCGGCGCCAGGTACGGATCCGGCCCAGCCTGGGGCGCTGA
- the ilvA gene encoding threonine ammonia-lyase: MADGNASETVGHGPAAGGTGSGGAVIGGVEGGPGTGGARVDGAGGAVSGTGERPEAVVPARAGGGQVPGGAGDPVDLEAIRRAAAAIAGFVHRTPLLGSAAFSELAGADVFLKLENLQKTGSFKVRGAFNRLSRLDAAARARGVICASAGNHAQGVALAGARLGVPVTVVMPETAPTTKVVATRGYGAEVVLHGEGYDGAYDRACQLAEERGLTFIHAFDDPLVVAGQGTVGLEILEDLPDVDTVVVPVGGGGLIAGIAIAVKAQKPGVRVVGVQPQEAPALARAFATGRLEPVVRARTIADGLAVKTPREMTFRLIQRYVDDMVTVTEEEIARAILLLLERAKLVAEGAGAAALAALLYGKVQHAGRVAVVVSGGNIDVNLLARIIERGLLEDGRLIRIRTLVADRPGALQALLKVIADHRGNILAVYHDRLRHEVALGETEVELIIETRDAAHVDEIRSALADRGYAVQGLEVQPAVRRP, from the coding sequence ATGGCGGACGGCAACGCGAGCGAGACGGTGGGGCACGGTCCGGCCGCGGGGGGGACCGGGTCCGGCGGAGCCGTCATCGGGGGCGTTGAGGGCGGGCCCGGCACCGGCGGGGCCCGGGTCGACGGTGCCGGTGGTGCGGTAAGCGGCACCGGGGAGCGGCCGGAGGCGGTGGTTCCGGCACGGGCAGGCGGCGGGCAAGTGCCAGGGGGGGCGGGGGATCCCGTGGACCTGGAGGCGATCCGCCGGGCCGCGGCCGCCATCGCCGGGTTCGTCCATCGCACGCCCCTGCTGGGTTCGGCGGCCTTCTCGGAGCTGGCCGGGGCCGACGTCTTCCTCAAGCTGGAGAACCTCCAGAAGACCGGGTCCTTCAAGGTCCGCGGGGCCTTCAACCGCCTCTCGCGGCTGGACGCGGCGGCCCGGGCGCGGGGTGTGATCTGCGCCTCGGCGGGAAATCACGCCCAGGGCGTCGCGCTGGCGGGGGCACGGCTGGGCGTGCCGGTGACGGTAGTCATGCCCGAGACGGCGCCCACCACCAAGGTGGTGGCGACGCGGGGTTACGGCGCCGAGGTGGTCCTCCACGGGGAGGGCTACGACGGCGCCTACGACCGGGCTTGCCAGCTGGCGGAGGAACGCGGCCTGACCTTCATCCACGCCTTCGACGATCCCCTGGTGGTGGCCGGGCAGGGGACGGTGGGCCTGGAGATCCTGGAGGACCTGCCCGATGTGGACACCGTGGTGGTGCCCGTGGGCGGCGGCGGGCTCATCGCCGGCATCGCCATCGCCGTGAAGGCCCAGAAGCCGGGGGTGCGGGTGGTCGGGGTGCAGCCCCAGGAGGCGCCGGCCCTGGCCCGGGCCTTCGCCACGGGGCGTCTGGAGCCGGTGGTGCGGGCCCGGACCATCGCCGACGGCCTGGCGGTCAAGACGCCGCGGGAGATGACCTTTCGGCTCATCCAGCGATACGTCGACGACATGGTGACCGTCACGGAGGAAGAGATCGCCCGGGCCATCCTGCTGCTTTTGGAGCGGGCCAAGCTGGTGGCCGAAGGGGCGGGGGCCGCAGCCCTGGCGGCGCTCCTCTACGGAAAGGTCCAGCACGCCGGGCGGGTGGCCGTGGTGGTCAGCGGGGGCAACATCGACGTGAACCTGCTGGCCCGGATCATCGAGCGGGGCCTGCTGGAGGACGGGCGACTGATCCGCATCCGTACCCTGGTGGCCGACCGTCCGGGGGCGCTGCAGGCGCTGTTGAAGGTCATCGCCGACCACCGCGGCAACATCCTGGCGGTGTACCACGACCGGCTGCGCCACGAGGTGGCCCTGGGCGAGACCGAGGTGGAGCTGATCATCGAGACCCGGGACGCCGCCCACGTGGACGAGATCCGGAGCGCCCTGGCGGACCGCGGCTACGCCGTGCAGGGGCTGGAGGTCCAGCCGGCCGTCCGGCGGCCTTGA
- a CDS encoding SpoVG family protein produces the protein MDISEVRIRPVKGAGRMRAFASIVFGGQFVVHELKVVEGAEGRMFVAFPSKRAASGEYFDIAHPITAEARDRIQQAVLAAYRQQVGSVAAEQAG, from the coding sequence GTGGACATCTCCGAAGTGCGCATCCGGCCCGTCAAGGGAGCCGGCCGGATGCGCGCCTTTGCCTCCATCGTCTTCGGCGGGCAGTTCGTGGTCCACGAGCTGAAGGTGGTGGAAGGGGCGGAAGGCCGCATGTTCGTCGCCTTCCCGTCCAAACGGGCGGCCAGCGGCGAGTACTTCGACATCGCCCACCCCATCACCGCCGAGGCCCGGGATCGCATCCAGCAGGCGGTGCTGGCGGCCTACCGGCAGCAGGTGGGGTCGGTGGCGGCGGAGCAGGCCGGCTGA
- a CDS encoding peroxiredoxin, with protein sequence MAAQVGDKAPDFRLPATGPEETISLGQFRGKKNVVLYFFPFAFSSVCTQEMCALRDTYNEQFSGLDAQVLGISVDSPFTLRAWAEQQKFDFPLLSDFNKEVAKAYDVYYDELMNLRGVAKRAAFVIDKDGVIRYRWVTDDPKVLPDQEAIRRVLADLQG encoded by the coding sequence ATGGCGGCTCAGGTGGGGGACAAGGCCCCGGACTTCCGGCTGCCCGCCACGGGTCCGGAGGAGACCATCTCCCTGGGGCAGTTCCGCGGCAAGAAGAACGTGGTGCTGTACTTCTTCCCGTTTGCCTTCAGCTCCGTCTGCACCCAGGAGATGTGCGCCCTGCGGGACACCTACAATGAGCAGTTCAGCGGCCTCGACGCCCAGGTGCTGGGCATCAGCGTCGACAGCCCCTTCACCCTGCGGGCCTGGGCGGAACAGCAGAAGTTCGACTTCCCCCTGCTGTCCGACTTCAACAAGGAAGTCGCCAAGGCGTACGACGTGTATTACGACGAGCTGATGAACCTGCGCGGGGTGGCCAAGCGGGCGGCCTTCGTCATCGACAAGGACGGGGTCATCCGGTACCGCTGGGTGACCGACGATCCCAAGGTCCTGCCCGACCAGGAGGCCATCCGCCGGGTCCTGGCCGATCTGCAGGGTTGA
- a CDS encoding RDD family protein encodes MPVDRLDPAPLPLRWAAGLVDLILLGAVGNLAGLTVLELAGARGGWGTVGLAVLVVLATAAAYFAAGEGRWGTTLGKLAVGIRVVAGDGRPPGFRRALGRFAVRLVGTALLGAGWWPALVGSPRERGRTWHDAVAGTRAVRWRPWQQATGAAAR; translated from the coding sequence ATGCCGGTGGACCGGCTCGATCCGGCGCCCCTGCCCCTGCGCTGGGCGGCCGGCCTGGTGGACCTGATCCTGCTGGGGGCGGTGGGCAACCTGGCGGGCCTGACGGTCCTGGAGCTGGCCGGGGCCCGCGGGGGCTGGGGGACCGTGGGGCTCGCCGTCCTGGTGGTGCTGGCGACGGCGGCGGCCTACTTCGCCGCGGGCGAGGGCCGCTGGGGCACGACCCTGGGGAAGCTGGCGGTGGGCATCCGGGTGGTGGCCGGCGACGGCCGTCCTCCGGGATTCCGCCGGGCCCTGGGGCGGTTCGCCGTGCGGCTGGTGGGAACGGCCTTGCTCGGCGCTGGCTGGTGGCCGGCCCTGGTGGGCAGCCCGCGGGAGCGGGGCCGGACCTGGCATGACGCCGTGGCAGGGACCCGGGCGGTCCGGTGGAGGCCCTGGCAGCAAGCCACCGGCGCAGCCGCCCGGTGA